A single Sphingomonas sp. IW22 DNA region contains:
- a CDS encoding phage head closure protein, which yields MTLLRQTKQPTGKGGFTTGWQDVATVRAHVVALTGRESLVDHVLQGIAVYRITIVWRGDITPKDQIRLDDGRILNIRLADDIDGRRRDLVIVAGTVAATGA from the coding sequence GTGACGCTGCTCCGCCAGACGAAGCAGCCCACGGGCAAGGGCGGCTTCACGACCGGTTGGCAGGACGTTGCGACCGTCCGGGCGCACGTTGTTGCACTGACCGGCCGGGAGAGCTTGGTCGACCATGTCCTTCAAGGCATCGCGGTCTATCGCATCACGATCGTCTGGCGCGGAGACATCACGCCGAAGGATCAGATCCGTCTCGACGATGGCAGGATCCTGAATATCAGATTGGCCGACGATATCGATGGACGCCGCCGCGACCTGGTCATCGTCGCCGGTACCGTTGCCGCGACCGGAGCCTGA
- a CDS encoding phage tail protein, which translates to MAKALKTVGAVVAIAGLAIVTGGAAVGLGVSLATSIGGISAGTLLLAGGALQAIGTSMQKMPDVPASQVDRLNATVDVSAYRKTVLGSTALASDIRYLEWFGNDQERCGWIVAHASHRIHSVDQIWLNDELAWTATGGTQGKFIGYFWVRRVVLEGSAANAFTFGSGKWNSCSSRLTGCAYSHWEFKVTGNGKKAESPFASGIPTRVTVVGKGAPLYDPRRDSTVPGGSGPMRADDQSTWRFVADDGAVIGDNLALQVLRVLLGWKINGRLAVGCGVPVRRLGLPSFAVAANQCDEPVGRSAGGTEPRYQGAAVLSEGLDPRDMLDPLLAACSARFRDHGGKLQIAIMHNDLAAAATDEGLDEDDVIGAFTWDPDPALEQTPNIIRGRYTDPASLYQLVPYPDVSLPSFDGIDRVLTMDLGVVESASQAQRVIKQFLQRKQYARRFSAPFDITAWRYNVGDVVPVTFAPLSFERKLFRVVETDPGSNPCQMVLEEENAAIYAWDNDDRAPVVPAVPTIYDASNNPLILAIGEAAETALWSGVTGPGKPQDKATVGAPDGTPVGNRLAEEINRLTDLNGENILNQTLRGDALTALIDARTMLDGKQVGVVIGEVRAASEAANNVFVQNFAFMGARNGEDNGWIFNADSIEIAGTGFTSRSLTALTAEVDGQKADITNMQEILFDQSGATLRSVNILDLDGNITGTVNTLSGEIGEYVIYANVFRIVNPNGGQPFTPFQIGADGTVEMLSVRVGTFAASSVTTETLDLFAIGKDYAVELGSNFTNIYGSDVTVMAINVVKDTDESGVQVDAQLRMRAVEWTGYFTVTYQPQGGAEIVMDTLWFWPGVKLEVNGVNSLRLPVAYMRRFQGIAAGAGTWRLKISFNGGNSSGGWIEAGSGFFIEEKKR; encoded by the coding sequence ATGGCTAAGGCCCTGAAGACTGTGGGCGCGGTCGTCGCAATCGCCGGTTTGGCGATCGTCACCGGCGGGGCGGCCGTCGGTCTCGGCGTATCGCTGGCTACCTCGATCGGCGGCATCTCGGCGGGCACCCTGCTGCTCGCTGGCGGTGCGCTGCAGGCAATTGGCACTTCGATGCAGAAGATGCCCGACGTGCCAGCGTCGCAGGTCGATCGCTTGAACGCCACCGTCGACGTGAGCGCATACCGCAAGACAGTGCTCGGCTCGACCGCGCTCGCATCGGACATCCGGTATCTCGAATGGTTCGGCAACGACCAGGAGCGGTGTGGGTGGATCGTGGCGCACGCGAGCCACCGCATCCATTCGGTTGACCAGATCTGGTTGAACGATGAGCTTGCCTGGACGGCGACGGGCGGAACGCAGGGCAAGTTCATCGGCTATTTCTGGGTTCGGCGCGTGGTGCTGGAAGGCAGCGCCGCGAACGCCTTCACCTTTGGGTCGGGCAAATGGAATTCCTGCTCTTCCCGGCTCACTGGCTGCGCCTATTCCCATTGGGAGTTCAAGGTCACCGGTAACGGCAAGAAGGCTGAGAGCCCGTTTGCCAGCGGCATTCCAACGCGCGTCACCGTCGTTGGCAAGGGCGCGCCGCTTTATGATCCACGGCGCGACAGTACGGTGCCGGGCGGATCGGGACCGATGCGTGCCGACGATCAGTCGACGTGGCGCTTCGTTGCCGACGACGGGGCGGTTATCGGCGACAATCTGGCGTTGCAGGTTCTGCGCGTGCTGCTCGGATGGAAGATCAACGGCAGGTTGGCGGTCGGATGCGGCGTGCCTGTCCGCCGCTTGGGACTGCCGTCGTTTGCGGTTGCCGCCAACCAGTGCGACGAGCCGGTCGGCCGATCAGCCGGCGGGACCGAGCCGCGCTATCAAGGCGCGGCTGTCCTCTCGGAGGGGCTGGACCCGCGAGACATGCTGGATCCGTTGCTGGCGGCATGCAGCGCGCGGTTCCGCGATCACGGCGGAAAGCTGCAGATCGCGATCATGCACAACGACCTGGCGGCTGCGGCGACTGACGAAGGGCTGGACGAGGACGACGTGATCGGGGCGTTCACCTGGGACCCCGACCCTGCGCTGGAGCAAACGCCCAACATCATCCGGGGGAGATACACCGATCCGGCGTCGCTGTACCAGCTGGTGCCGTATCCCGATGTCTCGCTACCCAGCTTCGACGGGATCGATCGTGTTCTGACGATGGACCTGGGCGTCGTTGAAAGCGCAAGCCAGGCGCAGCGCGTCATCAAGCAGTTTTTGCAGCGCAAGCAGTATGCGCGTCGCTTCTCCGCGCCGTTCGACATCACCGCCTGGCGCTACAATGTCGGTGATGTCGTCCCGGTGACGTTCGCGCCCCTCAGCTTTGAGCGAAAGCTGTTCCGCGTCGTCGAAACCGATCCCGGCAGCAATCCGTGTCAGATGGTGCTCGAGGAAGAGAACGCAGCAATCTACGCTTGGGACAATGACGACCGCGCGCCGGTCGTGCCGGCAGTGCCCACGATCTATGACGCTTCGAACAACCCGCTGATCCTCGCGATCGGCGAGGCGGCAGAGACCGCGTTGTGGAGCGGCGTCACCGGGCCGGGCAAGCCACAGGACAAGGCGACGGTCGGCGCACCGGACGGAACACCCGTCGGCAATCGCCTGGCTGAGGAGATCAACCGGCTTACCGATCTGAACGGCGAGAATATCCTCAATCAGACCCTGCGTGGCGACGCGCTGACGGCGCTGATCGATGCGCGCACCATGCTGGACGGCAAGCAGGTCGGCGTCGTGATCGGCGAGGTGAGGGCGGCATCCGAGGCGGCGAACAACGTCTTCGTTCAGAACTTCGCCTTCATGGGTGCGCGCAACGGCGAGGATAATGGCTGGATCTTCAACGCCGATTCGATCGAGATCGCCGGGACCGGGTTCACCTCGCGATCGCTGACCGCACTGACGGCCGAGGTCGATGGCCAGAAGGCCGACATCACGAACATGCAGGAGATCCTGTTCGACCAGAGCGGGGCGACGCTGCGGTCGGTCAATATCCTCGATCTTGACGGTAACATCACGGGCACCGTCAACACGCTGTCCGGCGAGATCGGCGAATATGTGATCTACGCCAACGTGTTCCGGATCGTGAACCCGAATGGTGGCCAGCCCTTCACGCCGTTCCAGATCGGCGCAGACGGCACTGTCGAGATGCTGTCCGTCCGGGTCGGCACCTTCGCGGCCAGTTCGGTCACTACCGAAACGCTCGACCTGTTCGCGATCGGCAAGGATTATGCCGTCGAGCTGGGTTCGAACTTTACGAACATCTACGGCTCCGACGTCACCGTCATGGCGATCAACGTCGTCAAGGACACCGACGAATCCGGGGTGCAGGTCGATGCCCAGCTGCGGATGCGGGCGGTCGAGTGGACCGGTTATTTCACCGTGACCTATCAGCCGCAGGGCGGCGCCGAAATCGTGATGGACACGCTGTGGTTCTGGCCCGGCGTCAAGCTCGAGGTCAACGGCGTCAACTCGCTGCGGCTGCCCGTCGCGTACATGCGCCGCTTTCAGGGCATCGCTGCCGGCGCTGGCACATGGCGCCTCAAGATCTCGTTCAATGGCGGCAACAGCTCTGGCGGATGGATCGAGGCCGGTTCGGGCTTTTTCATCGAGGAGAAGAAGCGTTGA
- a CDS encoding phage major capsid protein, giving the protein MPLNIKALRDQRADKAKEARNLLDSNTGDKWSKDVEAKVDAIYEEIDRIDAQIERAERQAKIDGDAAADDDAQDRQHRANAGLRPEQREQADRYNAAFRNFLIRGERGLTGEEITTLQTGRPQNAQTVGTGAGGGYLVPAGFGGELLEALRAFGGMRAVATVIQTAGGNPLPWPTVDETAQEGEIIAENQPATDQDITFGTTEIGAQKWSSKVFTIPFELLQDQGPGIDIEAFVRRAAAQRIARIQNKKFTIGTGVNEPLGLVTSSVAGKVGATGSTTTVAYDDMVDLEHSVDPAYRSMPGVGWMFHDFMLRNLKKLKDLSGYPLWLPGLSAKDPDTFLRYRYTINQDMPVPAANAKSILFGDLSSYMIRDVMEVTLFRFDDSTFTRRGQIGFLAWARGTGKQVSAGQPVKHFQHSAS; this is encoded by the coding sequence ATGCCCCTGAACATCAAGGCGCTTCGGGACCAGCGCGCCGACAAGGCGAAGGAAGCCCGCAACCTGCTCGACAGCAACACCGGCGACAAATGGTCGAAGGATGTCGAGGCAAAGGTCGACGCGATCTATGAGGAGATCGACCGCATCGACGCGCAGATCGAGCGCGCCGAACGGCAAGCGAAGATCGACGGCGACGCCGCCGCCGACGACGACGCGCAGGATCGCCAGCACCGCGCCAACGCCGGGCTGCGTCCCGAGCAGCGCGAGCAGGCCGACCGTTACAATGCTGCGTTTCGCAACTTCCTGATCCGCGGCGAGCGCGGGCTGACTGGTGAGGAGATCACCACGCTGCAGACGGGGCGACCGCAGAACGCGCAGACCGTCGGCACCGGCGCTGGTGGCGGCTACCTTGTTCCCGCCGGTTTCGGCGGCGAGCTGCTGGAGGCGCTGCGCGCGTTCGGCGGGATGCGCGCCGTCGCGACGGTCATTCAGACGGCAGGCGGCAACCCGCTGCCCTGGCCGACTGTCGACGAAACCGCGCAGGAAGGCGAGATCATCGCCGAGAATCAGCCCGCGACCGACCAGGACATCACTTTCGGCACGACCGAGATCGGCGCGCAGAAGTGGTCGTCGAAGGTCTTCACCATCCCGTTCGAGCTGCTGCAGGACCAGGGACCGGGCATCGACATCGAGGCCTTTGTCCGCCGCGCCGCTGCCCAGCGCATCGCTCGCATCCAGAACAAGAAGTTCACGATCGGCACCGGCGTCAACGAGCCGCTTGGCCTCGTCACCTCGTCGGTCGCCGGCAAGGTCGGCGCGACCGGATCGACGACCACCGTCGCCTATGACGACATGGTCGACCTCGAACATTCGGTCGACCCGGCCTATCGCTCGATGCCGGGCGTGGGCTGGATGTTCCACGACTTCATGCTTCGTAACCTCAAGAAGCTGAAGGACCTGTCGGGCTATCCGCTGTGGTTGCCCGGCCTGTCGGCGAAGGATCCCGACACATTCCTGCGCTATCGCTACACGATCAACCAGGACATGCCGGTGCCGGCTGCGAACGCCAAGTCGATCCTGTTTGGCGATCTCAGCTCCTACATGATCCGCGACGTGATGGAGGTGACGCTGTTCCGCTTCGACGACAGCACCTTCACGCGGCGGGGTCAGATCGGCTTCCTCGCCTGGGCGCGGGGCACCGGCAAGCAGGTGTCGGCCGGTCAGCCGGTCAAGCACTTCCAGCACAGCGCAAGCTGA
- a CDS encoding LamG-like jellyroll fold domain-containing protein, producing the protein MAAPVGPATAKTAQYPVFVTADIDPGAERDDEGAMALWLATQDHFNLVGFAASMPGGLSSGFTNQITAYEADRATLVTHTPYPERFKAEAELTALCVQGPRSLSPSKGYREPGDDDQYDRAHAAAQAMIAAAAAHGNPDSELPQDKLWISVQGSFDVVAQAAYEAVQLGQQPDFFRRVRIIGQPNFNTGPNGDTPSWVYLTSNSWPDAETPGLFGDMHLIAGYHQWHAFNRDNSGSDADFWVHRIVPAGAMGAFMQNERSTSNYPSSYYRAGDAGAWFWLISAKLQGNFDPANTANWCGKYRPYVGELWAARTFGYGTAVNPQFPNPEHTWWNPHAWAPELTITNTTTAAEAAVNLDRWYAAVAEAFERYRAPRSALVPSAHALDQFAPAAEPLEAELVDEWLIRETEGQYLLGTHGSVLALGLQVEADTADPTFIAEGVTIGTNDYLRLPEAPRLNGSNKRLMAFVVRVAATSGMQTIAARDDSNASSRQFQLRFNGGRLEYIRRYGGGTSATTFTDDAVLPANTWLMVSVYEDGPAIAAYVNGAEAISGTVAGAPNPGSGLTYIGSQRSSGSTSASLLGDIAHVAIFENLQPEDIAAAHQRVRDAVAVKGITV; encoded by the coding sequence ATGGCTGCGCCGGTCGGTCCGGCCACGGCGAAGACTGCGCAATACCCGGTCTTCGTAACCGCCGACATCGATCCCGGCGCGGAGCGCGACGATGAAGGTGCGATGGCGCTGTGGCTGGCGACGCAGGATCACTTCAATCTGGTCGGGTTCGCAGCATCCATGCCTGGCGGGCTGTCGAGCGGGTTCACCAACCAGATCACCGCCTATGAGGCCGATCGCGCCACCTTGGTGACGCACACGCCCTATCCCGAGCGTTTCAAGGCTGAAGCCGAACTGACGGCATTGTGCGTGCAAGGCCCGCGTTCGCTGTCCCCCTCGAAGGGCTATCGCGAGCCGGGCGACGACGATCAGTACGATCGCGCGCATGCCGCTGCCCAGGCGATGATTGCGGCGGCGGCCGCCCATGGCAATCCGGACAGCGAGCTGCCGCAGGACAAGCTGTGGATCTCGGTGCAGGGTTCGTTCGATGTCGTGGCGCAGGCCGCATATGAGGCGGTCCAGCTTGGCCAGCAGCCCGATTTCTTCAGGCGCGTCCGCATCATCGGTCAGCCGAACTTCAACACCGGCCCGAACGGCGACACGCCGTCGTGGGTCTACCTGACCTCGAACAGCTGGCCGGATGCGGAGACGCCGGGCCTGTTCGGCGACATGCACCTGATTGCCGGGTATCACCAGTGGCACGCGTTCAACCGCGACAACAGCGGCTCCGACGCGGACTTCTGGGTACATCGCATCGTTCCCGCAGGGGCAATGGGCGCGTTCATGCAGAACGAACGCAGCACCAGCAACTATCCGTCGAGCTACTACCGCGCCGGCGACGCCGGTGCATGGTTCTGGCTGATCTCCGCCAAGCTGCAAGGCAATTTTGATCCTGCCAATACGGCGAACTGGTGCGGCAAATATCGACCCTATGTTGGCGAGCTGTGGGCGGCGCGCACATTCGGTTACGGAACGGCGGTCAATCCGCAGTTCCCCAACCCCGAACATACGTGGTGGAACCCGCACGCCTGGGCGCCCGAGCTGACGATCACCAACACGACGACGGCGGCCGAAGCGGCGGTCAACCTCGATCGCTGGTATGCAGCGGTTGCCGAGGCCTTCGAGCGGTATCGCGCGCCGCGCTCGGCACTGGTGCCATCGGCCCATGCCCTCGATCAGTTTGCGCCGGCGGCCGAGCCACTGGAGGCCGAGCTGGTCGACGAATGGCTGATCCGTGAAACCGAGGGCCAGTATCTGCTCGGTACGCATGGCAGCGTGCTGGCGCTTGGCCTGCAGGTGGAAGCTGACACGGCAGACCCGACGTTCATTGCCGAGGGCGTGACGATCGGCACGAACGACTATCTCCGGCTGCCGGAAGCGCCGCGCCTGAACGGGTCGAACAAGCGCCTGATGGCATTCGTGGTGCGGGTCGCGGCGACGTCCGGGATGCAAACGATTGCCGCGCGTGACGATAGCAATGCCAGCAGCCGTCAGTTCCAGCTTCGGTTCAACGGCGGCAGGCTCGAATACATCCGGCGTTATGGTGGCGGAACCTCTGCCACGACGTTCACTGACGACGCGGTGCTGCCCGCAAACACCTGGCTGATGGTTTCGGTCTACGAGGACGGCCCGGCGATCGCCGCATACGTCAATGGGGCCGAAGCGATCAGCGGCACGGTCGCTGGTGCTCCAAACCCCGGCAGCGGTCTCACCTATATCGGATCTCAGCGATCGAGCGGGAGCACGTCCGCCAGTCTGCTCGGCGACATCGCGCATGTCGCCATCTTCGAAAACCTTCAGCCCGAAGACATCGCCGCCGCGCACCAGCGTGTCCGTGATGCCGTAGCAGTGAAAGGAATCACCGTATGA
- a CDS encoding DUF3168 domain-containing protein produces MDPINLIEGARSAIYVRLEQMVGGPVFDHLPQDTQPPFRKIGEIEWQASDAKFDDTIRVTIEVITLYRGEDRAELVAMVGANRAALHDQSIEDGGVVIQQLAEVAGQISDAASDGVTHAAVQHFEMEVEPA; encoded by the coding sequence ATGGATCCGATCAACCTGATCGAGGGCGCGCGATCGGCCATCTATGTGCGCCTAGAGCAGATGGTCGGCGGCCCGGTCTTCGACCACCTGCCGCAAGATACGCAGCCGCCGTTCCGCAAGATCGGCGAGATTGAGTGGCAGGCGAGCGATGCCAAGTTCGACGACACGATCCGCGTCACGATCGAGGTCATCACCCTTTACCGCGGCGAGGACCGGGCCGAGCTGGTCGCGATGGTCGGCGCAAACCGAGCAGCGCTTCACGATCAGTCGATCGAGGACGGTGGCGTCGTGATCCAGCAACTCGCCGAGGTCGCCGGCCAGATCAGCGACGCGGCGAGCGACGGCGTCACCCACGCCGCTGTCCAGCACTTCGAAATGGAAGTCGAACCCGCCTGA
- a CDS encoding cellulase family glycosylhydrolase, with amino-acid sequence MTVYPALMAANQPFRLHPPRWNYQRQTPVLTSEGDEVVLTLSVSNYNVGSKIQQWMAGGKSLASTGNWERSWHDVFTEACEAVGCSYQRSSSSTNPPVIGTIAGVIEVGPDYAGQMMVLRNRSRRNRRTDATNPDGTPGYREMQILMETLGDTPEDRAFNGTNSRFVGGNLVRVQDTSQRPVGMPTLRQNLTSVDGLAAVNSLFEGDSFRLTINTTNILPGTAVKIYAATDGGRDITTPRFRTAIGNAAPLVGCEIDVPGFDPNDPTAWYNGGTITFTEAYDDANPVTMVMTVDSNATEESTRQIIFIAQILAEGDAAEFDSIRSRGDWNDSTIYRRGDWVTYLVDGGRYIYTDDSSSIGVVPTDTERWREFRTTQTSNTTAGVEVRDVPPRFWELRAVSDGSQITYTIQGPTGAVGDSVALESVNPPPGFDAALAAACHAGAGVSYEAGRLYAQAADRSDSAVTFTVPHAGAGKHTLRITDPIGPSYLVIADACVYLTPPVLPADPDFIVGVNLGSAAGGSTWPNGEPSVYGTHYVYNSEPEHPEPRKHREMDYHWSRGVRIIRVPFKWERIQPVPFGPLFGGGGTGSWTTPNRQDMRRLDEQLWYWTQVLGGIALIDCHNYMSYSFQEGGGGKIAYDNPDTPIAMLTDLWVKLADHYADNPRVWFGIMNEPNGSKQTPVRVGDTHHAVVNAIRARTPALNKIFMSGAEYSAARSWVSNGQGAAYASFYDPADNFAFEPHTYFDDDASGTKGTCEAGAQTRLVAITEWARANGFRLFMGELAGGDPAIEGQAACGPVVTAAYQYMSDNRDVWLGWTTWGAGRFWNRTYIFRLDPADYYNPVDTGCMQMLIPFLADQ; translated from the coding sequence GTGACAGTCTACCCGGCGTTGATGGCCGCCAACCAGCCATTTCGACTACATCCGCCGCGCTGGAATTATCAGCGCCAGACGCCAGTGCTCACGAGCGAGGGCGACGAAGTCGTGCTGACCCTGTCGGTGTCGAATTACAATGTCGGGTCTAAAATTCAGCAGTGGATGGCGGGCGGCAAGAGCCTGGCATCGACAGGGAACTGGGAGCGCAGCTGGCATGACGTGTTTACCGAGGCATGCGAGGCGGTGGGCTGCAGCTATCAGCGCTCAAGCAGTTCGACCAACCCGCCCGTCATCGGCACGATCGCCGGGGTGATCGAGGTTGGTCCGGACTATGCCGGGCAGATGATGGTGCTGCGCAACCGCTCGCGGCGAAACCGTCGCACCGATGCGACCAACCCGGATGGCACGCCCGGCTACCGCGAAATGCAGATCCTGATGGAGACGCTGGGCGACACGCCCGAGGATCGCGCCTTCAACGGCACGAACTCGCGCTTCGTTGGCGGCAACCTAGTGCGCGTACAAGATACGTCGCAGCGGCCCGTAGGGATGCCGACGTTGCGACAAAATCTAACGTCCGTCGACGGGCTGGCTGCGGTCAACTCGCTCTTCGAGGGCGACAGCTTCCGCCTGACGATCAACACCACGAACATCCTGCCCGGCACGGCGGTCAAGATCTATGCCGCGACCGACGGCGGCCGCGACATCACGACACCGCGCTTCCGCACCGCGATCGGCAACGCCGCGCCGCTGGTCGGCTGCGAGATCGATGTGCCGGGCTTCGACCCGAACGACCCGACCGCCTGGTATAACGGCGGCACGATCACCTTCACCGAAGCCTATGACGACGCCAATCCGGTGACGATGGTGATGACGGTCGACAGCAACGCGACCGAGGAAAGCACGCGCCAGATCATCTTCATCGCGCAGATCCTGGCCGAGGGCGACGCAGCCGAGTTCGACAGCATCCGGAGCCGTGGCGACTGGAACGACAGTACAATCTACCGGCGGGGCGACTGGGTCACCTATCTGGTCGACGGCGGCCGCTACATCTACACCGATGACAGCAGCAGCATCGGTGTTGTGCCGACCGATACCGAGCGCTGGCGCGAGTTTCGCACGACGCAGACGTCGAACACGACCGCGGGGGTCGAGGTGCGCGACGTGCCGCCGCGCTTCTGGGAACTGCGCGCGGTCAGCGACGGGTCGCAGATCACTTACACCATTCAGGGGCCGACCGGCGCCGTGGGCGACAGCGTCGCGCTGGAATCGGTGAACCCGCCGCCGGGTTTCGACGCTGCGCTTGCCGCCGCATGCCACGCGGGGGCGGGGGTCAGTTACGAGGCTGGCCGGCTTTATGCCCAAGCCGCTGACCGATCCGATAGCGCCGTGACGTTCACGGTTCCCCACGCCGGTGCCGGGAAGCACACCCTGCGGATAACAGACCCTATCGGCCCGTCTTATCTGGTTATCGCCGACGCCTGCGTCTACCTGACGCCGCCAGTGCTTCCGGCCGATCCGGACTTCATCGTCGGCGTGAACCTTGGCAGCGCCGCCGGCGGCTCGACCTGGCCCAACGGAGAGCCGAGCGTCTACGGTACGCACTACGTCTACAATTCCGAGCCTGAACATCCCGAGCCGCGCAAGCACCGCGAGATGGACTATCACTGGAGCCGGGGCGTGCGGATCATCCGCGTGCCGTTCAAATGGGAGCGCATCCAGCCCGTGCCCTTCGGTCCGCTATTCGGTGGCGGCGGCACGGGATCGTGGACGACGCCGAACCGGCAGGACATGCGCCGCCTCGACGAACAGCTCTGGTACTGGACGCAGGTGCTGGGCGGCATCGCGCTGATCGACTGCCACAACTACATGTCGTATTCGTTCCAGGAGGGCGGGGGCGGCAAGATCGCCTATGACAATCCCGACACGCCAATCGCGATGCTGACCGACCTCTGGGTCAAGCTTGCCGATCACTATGCCGACAACCCCAGGGTGTGGTTCGGCATCATGAACGAACCGAACGGCAGCAAGCAGACGCCGGTGCGGGTGGGCGACACGCATCATGCCGTCGTCAACGCGATCCGCGCGCGGACCCCTGCGCTCAACAAGATCTTCATGTCGGGCGCCGAATATTCGGCGGCGCGCAGCTGGGTCAGCAACGGGCAGGGCGCGGCCTATGCCAGCTTCTACGACCCGGCCGACAATTTCGCCTTCGAGCCGCACACCTATTTCGACGACGATGCCAGCGGCACCAAGGGCACCTGCGAGGCGGGCGCGCAGACCAGGCTGGTGGCGATCACCGAATGGGCGCGGGCGAATGGCTTCCGCCTGTTCATGGGCGAGCTGGCGGGCGGCGACCCGGCGATCGAGGGGCAGGCCGCGTGCGGCCCGGTCGTGACCGCTGCCTACCAGTATATGAGCGACAACCGGGACGTCTGGCTGGGCTGGACGACCTGGGGCGCCGGACGGTTCTGGAACAGGACCTACATCTTCCGGCTCGACCCGGCCGACTATTACAACCCGGTCGATACCGGCTGCATGCAGATGCTGATCCCGTTTCTGGCCGATCAATAG
- a CDS encoding head-tail connector protein, whose amino-acid sequence MTVTLEMVKEHLNLEGETVEETYLQVLLSAAQRAVGLTIRQPIAELDADDGALADQAVLLTIGTWYENREGATTEARSLPAEVPMSLTWITDLLRRWDDGSEDIAS is encoded by the coding sequence GTGACCGTCACGCTCGAAATGGTGAAAGAGCACCTGAACCTCGAGGGCGAGACGGTCGAGGAGACGTACCTGCAGGTGCTGCTTTCGGCCGCACAGCGCGCGGTTGGCCTGACCATCAGGCAGCCGATAGCCGAACTGGATGCGGACGACGGCGCGCTCGCCGATCAAGCGGTCCTGCTGACGATTGGCACTTGGTACGAAAACCGCGAGGGCGCGACGACAGAGGCCCGCTCGCTTCCCGCCGAGGTTCCGATGTCGCTGACCTGGATCACCGATCTTCTTCGGCGATGGGATGACGGCAGCGAGGACATCGCGTCGTGA
- a CDS encoding phage tail tube protein, with amino-acid sequence MASEYGKDWRVCIGNGEAENETFTAIGGETSHSFRRSSAEIDLSDKDSGTYGSGSYGLQRITISVSGNLKLPDPAFAKLFAASKAAPPEINVQIKKGSIVKFHGKVGVGNFSSEAPQQGPVTFSCDLSNIGAPIVDDLGATGA; translated from the coding sequence ATGGCCAGTGAATATGGCAAGGATTGGCGCGTTTGCATCGGCAACGGTGAGGCTGAAAACGAGACCTTCACCGCGATCGGCGGCGAAACGTCGCACAGCTTCCGCCGCAGCTCGGCGGAAATCGATCTTTCGGACAAGGATTCGGGCACCTACGGCTCGGGTAGCTATGGTCTGCAGCGGATCACGATCAGCGTTTCGGGCAACCTGAAGCTTCCCGACCCGGCGTTTGCCAAGCTGTTCGCCGCGTCGAAGGCTGCGCCGCCGGAGATCAACGTCCAGATCAAGAAGGGCTCGATCGTCAAGTTCCACGGCAAGGTCGGCGTCGGCAACTTCTCGAGCGAAGCGCCGCAGCAGGGGCCGGTGACCTTCAGCTGTGACCTGTCCAACATCGGCGCGCCGATCGTCGACGATCTTGGCGCTACCGGCGCGTGA
- a CDS encoding GTA-gp10 family protein, giving the protein MKDAATTSAAQPPANPDRGEHELTLAGVTYRLRPSRQAIRACESQTGLSLLALVRLGNAGELTSDHLGIIACQLIRAGAEDEMTRRVDPDKLADLIFEASVVSTTARLTAALCDAALGGRTASGEAKATTA; this is encoded by the coding sequence GTGAAGGACGCGGCGACGACGTCGGCGGCTCAGCCGCCGGCCAATCCTGACCGGGGTGAGCATGAGCTCACCCTGGCGGGGGTCACCTATCGCCTCCGGCCGTCGCGCCAGGCGATACGCGCTTGCGAGAGCCAAACCGGATTGTCGCTGCTGGCGTTGGTTCGCCTGGGTAACGCCGGCGAACTGACCTCTGATCATCTCGGCATCATCGCCTGTCAGCTGATCCGCGCTGGGGCCGAAGACGAGATGACGCGCCGCGTCGATCCCGACAAGCTCGCCGACCTGATCTTCGAAGCAAGTGTGGTCAGCACGACGGCACGCCTCACTGCTGCGCTTTGCGATGCGGCGCTCGGGGGGCGCACCGCGTCGGGGGAAGCGAAGGCGACGACGGCGTAG